A genomic window from Sanguibacter antarcticus includes:
- a CDS encoding L-threonylcarbamoyladenylate synthase, with protein sequence MSTSSIRPAHDASVWGISIDEAVHAVQRGGLVVLPTDTVYGIGADAFAPDAVAALLAAKGRGRQMPPPVLVGSVATLDGLATDVPEGARALAERFWPGALTIIVRAQPSLAWDLGETHGTVALRMPDHPAALALLARTGPMAVSSANRTGQQAALTATEAHAQLGDSVQVFLDGGTAPGGVASTIVDATGGVLRVVREGALSLEELLTVTAVEPFQVPAPVETKAPEPSEEQPTPPEASTTPETEDDAR encoded by the coding sequence GTGAGTACGTCGAGCATCCGCCCAGCCCACGACGCGTCCGTGTGGGGAATCTCTATCGACGAGGCGGTGCACGCCGTCCAGCGCGGCGGGCTCGTCGTGCTGCCGACCGACACGGTCTACGGGATCGGCGCCGACGCCTTCGCGCCCGACGCGGTGGCCGCGCTGCTCGCCGCCAAGGGGCGTGGACGGCAGATGCCGCCGCCGGTGCTGGTGGGCTCCGTCGCGACCCTCGACGGCCTGGCGACCGACGTTCCCGAGGGAGCACGCGCGCTGGCCGAGCGGTTCTGGCCCGGCGCGCTGACGATCATCGTGCGTGCACAGCCGTCCCTCGCCTGGGACCTCGGGGAGACCCACGGCACGGTGGCGCTGCGCATGCCGGACCACCCGGCCGCGCTCGCGCTCCTGGCACGGACCGGCCCGATGGCGGTCTCGAGCGCCAACCGCACGGGCCAGCAGGCGGCACTCACCGCGACCGAGGCCCACGCTCAGCTCGGCGACTCGGTGCAGGTCTTCCTCGACGGCGGGACCGCTCCAGGCGGTGTGGCATCGACGATCGTCGACGCCACAGGCGGCGTGCTGCGGGTCGTGCGAGAGGGCGCCCTGAGCCTCGAGGAGCTTCTCACCGTCACGGCGGTGGAACCGTTCCAGGTGCCTGCACCCGTCGAGACGAAGGCCCCGGAACCGTCCGAGGAACAACCCACGCCCCCTGAGGCGTCCACGACCCCTGAGACCGAGGACGACGCCCGGTGA
- a CDS encoding MraY family glycosyltransferase has protein sequence MRVYLLVMLVAGAVTFLLTPFARWLAVRTRAVTAVRARDVHTIPTPRLGGVAMLLGIATAFVLASQMPFLEGVFDSSNEAWAILGAGAMVCLLGVADDIWDLDWMTKLVGQVLAAGFMAVQGVQLITIPVGGLTIGSSRLSLFATVLVVVVAMNAVNFVDGLDGLAAGMIAIGGTGFFVYTYLLTQDANPTDYSNLATVVISALVGACLGFLPHNFHPARIFMGDSGSMLIGLTIAAASIVVTGQIDPERASNGQSVPAFIPILLPMAVLLLPLLDMMLAVVRRMLAGKSPFHPDRMHLHHRLLALGHSHPRAVIIMYMWSAVFAFGAAALVTVPWRTVVGGLCIVVVVSVALTLGPLRGRAARRNATSEGSTP, from the coding sequence GTGAGGGTCTACCTTCTTGTCATGCTCGTGGCGGGGGCCGTCACGTTCCTCCTCACTCCGTTCGCACGCTGGCTGGCTGTCCGGACCCGAGCCGTCACGGCGGTCCGGGCGCGCGATGTCCACACGATCCCGACCCCGCGCCTCGGGGGCGTCGCCATGCTGCTCGGCATCGCCACCGCGTTCGTCCTCGCGTCGCAGATGCCCTTTCTCGAAGGGGTCTTCGACTCCTCGAACGAGGCGTGGGCGATCCTCGGTGCAGGGGCGATGGTGTGCCTGCTCGGCGTGGCCGACGACATCTGGGACCTCGACTGGATGACCAAGCTCGTCGGTCAGGTGCTCGCCGCAGGTTTCATGGCGGTCCAAGGGGTCCAGCTCATCACCATCCCCGTCGGCGGGCTGACGATCGGCTCGAGCAGGCTGTCGCTCTTCGCGACCGTCCTCGTCGTCGTCGTCGCCATGAACGCGGTGAACTTCGTCGACGGGCTCGACGGGCTCGCTGCCGGGATGATCGCGATCGGCGGGACGGGGTTCTTCGTCTACACGTATCTCCTCACCCAGGACGCCAACCCCACCGACTACTCCAACCTTGCGACAGTTGTCATCTCTGCGCTCGTCGGGGCCTGTCTCGGCTTTCTGCCGCACAACTTCCATCCGGCGCGGATCTTCATGGGTGACTCCGGATCGATGCTCATCGGGCTCACGATCGCGGCGGCGTCGATCGTCGTCACAGGGCAGATCGATCCGGAGCGGGCGTCGAACGGCCAGAGCGTGCCGGCGTTCATCCCGATCCTCCTGCCGATGGCTGTCCTCCTCCTGCCGCTGCTCGACATGATGCTCGCGGTCGTCCGCCGGATGCTTGCCGGCAAGTCACCCTTCCACCCCGACCGGATGCACCTGCACCACAGGCTCCTCGCTCTCGGCCACTCTCACCCTCGCGCCGTGATCATCATGTACATGTGGAGCGCGGTGTTCGCCTTCGGGGCTGCAGCTCTCGTGACCGTGCCGTGGCGCACGGTCGTCGGTGGGCTCTGCATCGTCGTGGTCGTCTCTGTCGCGCTGACGCTCGGACCGTTGCGCGGCCGCGCAGCGCGTCGCAACGCAACCTCCGAAGGATCGACACCATGA
- the atpB gene encoding F0F1 ATP synthase subunit A, which produces MTQFTASTEGGEFHPPSIAEFFPPALFFDGTIFEFNRIMLVRVIAAVILIWLFVVAARHAKLVPGRSQNVAEIALDFVRVNIADEILGHNSRKYVAMLTTIFFAILAFNITGIIPLLNIAGTSLFGLPVLLALWVYVVYLASGIKKFGLGGYLKNSLFPPGVPWFLYFLITPIEILQVFVFRPATLALRLTANMIAGHLLLVLCFGATHFFFFEAAGALKAMGIVSLVAGFGFTLFELLVAVLQAYVFTLLAAVYISMAVEEEH; this is translated from the coding sequence TTGACGCAGTTCACCGCCTCTACTGAGGGCGGAGAGTTCCATCCACCATCGATCGCCGAGTTCTTCCCCCCGGCACTGTTCTTCGACGGAACGATCTTCGAGTTCAACCGGATCATGCTCGTCCGCGTCATCGCGGCCGTCATCCTCATCTGGCTCTTCGTGGTGGCTGCTCGCCACGCGAAGCTGGTACCGGGTCGATCGCAGAACGTCGCGGAGATCGCGCTCGACTTCGTCCGTGTGAACATCGCCGACGAGATCCTCGGGCACAACTCGCGGAAGTACGTCGCGATGCTGACGACGATCTTCTTCGCGATCCTTGCTTTCAACATCACGGGGATCATCCCGCTCCTCAACATCGCTGGGACGTCGCTGTTCGGTCTGCCGGTACTGCTCGCCCTCTGGGTGTACGTCGTGTACCTGGCCTCCGGGATCAAGAAGTTCGGGCTCGGTGGCTACCTCAAGAACAGCCTGTTCCCGCCCGGTGTGCCGTGGTTCCTCTACTTCCTCATCACGCCGATCGAGATCCTTCAGGTCTTTGTCTTCCGGCCGGCGACGCTCGCGCTGCGACTCACCGCCAACATGATCGCAGGACACCTCCTGCTGGTCCTCTGCTTCGGTGCGACACACTTCTTCTTCTTCGAAGCAGCCGGTGCGCTCAAGGCCATGGGCATCGTGTCCCTCGTCGCCGGGTTCGGCTTCACCTTGTTCGAGCTCCTCGTAGCCGTCCTTCAGGCGTACGTGTTCACCTTGCTCGCCGCGGTCTACATCTCCATGGCTGTAGAAGAGGAGCACTGA
- the atpE gene encoding F0F1 ATP synthase subunit C encodes MDTTTTLAELTGNIATVGYGLGTLGPGIGLGILIGKTVEGMARQPEVAGQLRTTMFIGVAFVELLALLGIVAGFLFVA; translated from the coding sequence GTGGACACCACCACCACGCTTGCAGAGCTGACCGGAAACATCGCGACGGTCGGCTACGGACTCGGCACGCTCGGCCCGGGCATCGGCCTCGGAATCCTCATCGGCAAGACCGTCGAAGGCATGGCACGTCAGCCTGAGGTCGCAGGCCAGCTCCGCACGACCATGTTCATCGGTGTTGCCTTCGTCGAGCTTCTCGCTCTGCTGGGTATCGTCGCTGGCTTCCTCTTCGTCGCCTGA
- a CDS encoding F0F1 ATP synthase subunit B, with translation MSTLGAVGAILAAAGEEEVEGIRLFIPANYDIIWSAVVLIPIAWMFYKLVLPKFTEILDERTALIEGGLHQAEAKQAEADALLAEYKAQLLEARTEAARIREDARAEAGEIVTEARSKASEESARIFETAQRQIEAERQQASVSLRNDVGTLATELASKIVGESLEDAARQSRVVDRFLDELEASEVSTAAKGN, from the coding sequence ATGTCAACCCTGGGAGCAGTCGGAGCGATCCTGGCCGCGGCCGGGGAAGAAGAGGTCGAAGGTATCCGACTGTTCATCCCCGCGAACTACGACATCATCTGGTCTGCTGTCGTCTTGATCCCGATCGCGTGGATGTTCTACAAGCTGGTTCTCCCGAAGTTCACGGAGATCCTCGACGAACGCACCGCGCTGATCGAGGGCGGTCTTCACCAGGCAGAGGCGAAGCAGGCAGAAGCCGATGCTCTGCTGGCCGAGTACAAGGCGCAGCTTCTCGAGGCTCGCACCGAGGCAGCACGCATCCGTGAGGACGCGAGGGCCGAGGCCGGGGAGATCGTCACCGAGGCACGGTCCAAGGCCTCTGAAGAGTCTGCACGCATCTTCGAGACTGCACAGCGCCAGATCGAGGCGGAGCGTCAGCAGGCGTCCGTGTCGCTGCGCAACGATGTGGGCACCCTTGCAACCGAGCTGGCTTCCAAGATCGTCGGCGAGTCCCTCGAGGACGCTGCCCGGCAGTCTCGGGTCGTCGACCGTTTCCTCGATGAGCTCGAGGCGTCGGAAGTCAGCACAGCAGCAAAGGGGAACTGA
- a CDS encoding F0F1 ATP synthase subunit delta → MRGTSLASLAAAREQLEPVLTAAGEKSQVVGDELFTVVDALDSSGPLRRSLSDPSRPAQDKAGLVRSLLSRGFDPRTVDLLEGVARSRWSTERDLVDAVDHLALDAYLASAQARGALETVESELFQVTRGLVGQRDVRRALSDSSTASTRRVQLVDDLLEGKVDPVTLAVCRRATATPRGERFVPALVRVGDMAAARRHKRVATVSVGAELSAEQEGRLRRLLAESYGAQIQLNVTVDPEVIGGLRVQVGSDVLDSTVLARLADARRQLAG, encoded by the coding sequence ATGCGCGGGACCAGCCTGGCGTCGCTCGCCGCGGCGCGGGAGCAGCTCGAGCCCGTTCTCACGGCCGCAGGCGAGAAGTCACAGGTCGTCGGTGACGAGCTCTTTACGGTCGTCGACGCGCTCGACAGCTCGGGGCCGCTCCGACGGTCCCTCTCGGACCCGTCGCGCCCTGCGCAGGACAAGGCCGGCCTCGTCCGGTCGCTGCTGTCGCGTGGGTTCGATCCGAGGACCGTCGACCTTCTCGAAGGTGTTGCACGGTCGCGCTGGTCGACCGAGCGTGATCTGGTCGACGCGGTCGACCACCTCGCTCTCGATGCCTACCTCGCCTCAGCGCAGGCTCGTGGAGCCCTCGAGACCGTGGAGAGCGAGCTCTTCCAGGTCACACGTGGACTGGTCGGTCAGCGCGACGTCCGTCGGGCTCTGTCCGACAGCTCGACAGCCTCGACCCGGCGCGTCCAGCTCGTCGACGACCTGCTCGAGGGCAAGGTGGACCCGGTCACGCTCGCGGTCTGCCGTCGAGCGACGGCAACCCCTCGCGGTGAGCGTTTCGTGCCGGCGCTGGTCCGGGTCGGTGACATGGCAGCAGCGCGGCGCCACAAGCGTGTCGCGACGGTCTCGGTCGGTGCTGAGCTGTCCGCTGAGCAGGAAGGCAGGCTTCGTCGGCTCCTCGCAGAGTCCTACGGCGCTCAGATCCAGCTCAACGTCACCGTCGACCCGGAGGTCATCGGCGGGCTGCGTGTGCAGGTCGGTTCCGACGTCCTCGACTCGACGGTCCTCGCGCGTCTTGCTGACGCGCGTCGGCAGCTGGCTGGATGA
- the atpA gene encoding F0F1 ATP synthase subunit alpha, translated as MAELTIRPEEIRAALDSFVKSYTPESVVTEEVGRVVLAGDGIAQVEGLPGAMANELLRFEDGTLGLALNLDVRQIGVVILGEFTGIDEGQVVRRTGEVLSVAVGDGYLGRVVDPLGMPIDGLGDIATTGRRALELQAPGVMDRKSVHEPLQTGLKAIDAMIPIGRGQRQLIIGDRQTGKTAIAIDTIINQKANWETGDTTKQVRCIYVAIGQKGSTIAAVRGALEEAGAMEYTTIVAAPASDPAGFKYLAPYTGSAIGQHWMYEGKHVLIVFDDLSKQAEAYRAVSLLLRRPPGREAYPGDVFYLHSRLLERCAKLSDALGAGSMTGLPVIETKANDVSAYIPTNVISITDGQIFLQSDLFNADQRPAVDVGISVSRVGGSAQIKAMKKVSGTLKLDLAQFRSLEAFAMFASDLDAASRAQLNRGARLLELLKQPQYTPYPIEDQVASIWAGTKGKLDDVPVEDVRRFETEMIDHLRRNTEVLTTIASTGKLEEATESALTDAVEEFRNGFLKADGSPLVGGVDEDDDAAAPVEQEQIVRQKKA; from the coding sequence ATGGCTGAGCTGACGATCCGGCCCGAGGAGATTCGGGCCGCGCTGGACAGCTTCGTGAAGTCCTACACACCTGAGTCCGTCGTCACAGAAGAGGTCGGCCGCGTTGTGCTGGCCGGTGACGGCATCGCCCAGGTCGAAGGACTTCCGGGAGCAATGGCCAACGAGCTGCTTCGATTCGAGGATGGCACGCTCGGCCTCGCGCTGAACCTCGACGTCCGACAGATCGGTGTCGTCATCCTCGGTGAGTTCACGGGGATCGACGAAGGCCAGGTCGTCCGTCGGACGGGCGAGGTCCTGTCGGTCGCCGTCGGTGACGGCTACCTCGGTCGTGTGGTCGACCCGCTCGGCATGCCGATCGACGGGCTCGGCGACATCGCGACGACCGGTCGTCGTGCGCTCGAGCTCCAGGCTCCGGGCGTCATGGACCGCAAGTCCGTCCACGAGCCGCTCCAGACCGGGCTCAAGGCGATCGACGCGATGATCCCGATCGGTCGCGGACAGCGCCAGCTGATCATCGGTGACCGTCAGACCGGGAAGACCGCGATCGCGATCGACACGATCATCAACCAGAAGGCGAACTGGGAGACCGGCGACACGACGAAGCAGGTGCGCTGCATCTACGTCGCGATCGGTCAGAAGGGCTCCACGATCGCTGCCGTCCGTGGCGCGCTCGAAGAAGCAGGCGCGATGGAGTACACGACGATCGTCGCGGCCCCCGCCTCTGACCCTGCCGGCTTCAAGTACCTCGCTCCGTACACGGGCTCGGCCATCGGCCAGCACTGGATGTACGAGGGCAAGCACGTCCTCATCGTCTTCGACGACCTGTCGAAGCAGGCTGAGGCGTACCGCGCTGTCTCCCTCCTCCTCCGGCGTCCGCCGGGCCGTGAGGCATACCCGGGAGACGTCTTCTACCTGCACTCCCGTCTCCTCGAGCGTTGTGCAAAGCTCTCGGACGCGCTGGGTGCCGGATCGATGACAGGCCTGCCGGTCATCGAGACCAAGGCGAACGACGTCTCGGCGTACATCCCGACGAACGTCATCTCGATCACCGACGGTCAGATCTTCCTCCAGTCCGACCTCTTCAACGCCGACCAGCGCCCTGCAGTCGACGTCGGCATCTCGGTGTCGCGCGTCGGTGGTTCGGCGCAGATCAAGGCGATGAAGAAGGTCTCTGGGACGCTCAAGCTCGACCTCGCACAGTTCCGCTCTCTCGAGGCGTTCGCGATGTTCGCTTCCGACCTCGACGCCGCGTCCCGTGCCCAGCTCAACCGTGGAGCGCGCCTCCTCGAGCTGCTCAAGCAGCCGCAGTACACGCCGTACCCGATCGAGGACCAGGTCGCATCGATCTGGGCCGGCACGAAGGGCAAGCTCGACGACGTGCCCGTCGAGGACGTCCGTCGTTTCGAGACCGAGATGATCGACCACCTCCGTCGCAACACCGAGGTGCTCACGACGATCGCGTCGACGGGCAAGCTCGAAGAGGCGACCGAGTCGGCGCTCACCGATGCTGTCGAGGAGTTCCGCAACGGCTTCCTCAAGGCTGACGGCTCGCCGCTCGTCGGTGGGGTCGACGAGGACGACGACGCAGCGGCTCCCGTCGAGCAGGAGCAGATCGTCCGACAGAAGAAGGCCTGA
- a CDS encoding F0F1 ATP synthase subunit gamma codes for MAGNQRVYKARIKSTQSLKKMFRAQELIAASRIGKARARVTASEPYADAITRAVSSVATHTDVNHPLTSERPAAPRVAVLLIASDRGMAGAYSASAIREAERLIERLTEQGKEIDLYVSGRRALAYYHFRGRPIVQSWTGASDAPTPETAEDIADTLLEAFLDDQNDGVGELHVVYMQFVNMVTQRPRVIRMLPLEVVDGVAPVEPAQTLPLYDFEPTPDAVLDALLPRYVRSRIYSCLLQAAASELASRQRAMHTATENAEDLIRLYTRLANQARQGEITQEISEIVSGADALAAS; via the coding sequence GTGGCTGGCAACCAGCGCGTCTACAAGGCGCGGATCAAGTCGACACAGTCGCTCAAGAAGATGTTCCGGGCGCAGGAGCTCATCGCTGCGTCACGCATCGGCAAGGCGCGCGCACGAGTCACGGCTTCCGAGCCGTACGCGGACGCGATCACCCGTGCTGTGTCGTCCGTGGCGACGCACACGGACGTCAACCACCCACTGACGTCTGAGCGTCCCGCTGCGCCTCGCGTCGCGGTGCTCCTCATCGCGTCGGACCGCGGGATGGCAGGGGCCTACTCGGCGAGCGCGATCCGTGAGGCCGAACGTCTCATCGAACGCCTCACCGAGCAGGGCAAGGAGATCGACCTCTACGTCAGCGGTCGCCGTGCGCTCGCCTACTACCACTTCCGTGGGCGTCCGATCGTCCAGTCCTGGACGGGTGCGTCCGACGCGCCGACCCCCGAGACCGCGGAAGACATCGCAGACACGCTCCTCGAAGCCTTCCTCGATGACCAGAACGACGGTGTCGGCGAGCTGCACGTCGTCTACATGCAGTTCGTCAACATGGTTACCCAGCGTCCTCGCGTCATCCGGATGCTCCCACTCGAGGTCGTCGACGGCGTCGCACCGGTCGAACCGGCTCAGACGCTTCCGCTCTACGACTTCGAGCCGACACCGGACGCAGTACTCGACGCTCTCCTGCCGCGGTACGTCCGCAGCAGGATCTACAGCTGCCTGCTCCAGGCGGCGGCCTCGGAGCTCGCCTCGCGTCAACGTGCGATGCACACCGCGACGGAGAACGCCGAGGACCTCATCCGTCTCTACACACGGCTCGCCAACCAGGCACGTCAGGGTGAGATCACCCAGGAGATCAGCGAGATCGTCTCAGGCGCCGATGCGCTTGCCGCGTCGTGA
- the atpD gene encoding F0F1 ATP synthase subunit beta has translation MTATVEAPVDSKAGPGVGRVARVIGPVVDIEFPADAIPEMYNALTVEIDLSAQGESEKSFVLTLEVAQHLGDSLIRAIALKPTDGLVRGAVVTDTGAPISVPVGDVTKGHVFDVTGEILNAKPGEKIEITERWPIHRKPPPFDQLESKTTMFETGIKVIDLLTPYVQGGKIGLFGGAGVGKTVLIQEMIYRVANNHNGVSVFAGVGERTREGNDLIEEMTESGVIKQTALVFGQMDEPPGTRLRVALSALTMAEYFRDVQKQDVLLFIDNIFRFTQAGSEVSTLLGRMPSAVGYQPNLADEMGQLQERITSTRGHSITSLQAIYVPADDYTDPAPATTFAHLDATTELSREIASRGLYPAVDPLASSSRILDPRYVGQAHYDTATRVKQILQRNKELQDIIAILGVDELSEEDKTVVSRARRIQQFLSQNTYMAEQFTGVAGSTVPMSETIEAFSKIADGEFDHMAEQAFFNIGGLEDLERNWARIQKEYGV, from the coding sequence ATGACCGCCACCGTCGAAGCTCCGGTCGACTCCAAGGCTGGGCCGGGCGTGGGCCGCGTTGCCCGCGTCATCGGTCCTGTCGTGGACATCGAGTTCCCGGCCGATGCCATCCCCGAGATGTACAACGCACTCACCGTGGAGATCGACCTCTCCGCCCAGGGGGAGTCCGAGAAGTCCTTCGTCCTGACGCTCGAGGTAGCCCAGCACCTGGGCGACTCGCTCATCCGGGCGATCGCGCTCAAGCCCACCGACGGACTCGTCCGCGGTGCCGTGGTCACCGACACGGGGGCGCCGATCAGCGTGCCCGTCGGCGACGTGACCAAGGGACACGTCTTCGACGTGACCGGCGAGATCCTCAACGCGAAGCCCGGCGAGAAGATCGAGATCACCGAGCGCTGGCCGATCCACCGCAAGCCGCCGCCCTTCGACCAGCTCGAGTCGAAGACGACGATGTTCGAGACCGGCATCAAGGTCATCGACCTCCTCACCCCGTACGTCCAGGGTGGGAAGATCGGCCTCTTCGGTGGTGCAGGAGTCGGAAAGACCGTCCTCATCCAGGAGATGATCTACCGTGTCGCGAACAACCACAACGGTGTCTCCGTGTTCGCCGGCGTCGGCGAGCGCACCCGTGAGGGCAACGACCTCATCGAAGAGATGACCGAGTCGGGCGTCATCAAGCAGACCGCGCTCGTGTTCGGCCAGATGGACGAGCCGCCAGGCACGCGTCTTCGTGTCGCGCTCTCGGCTCTGACGATGGCCGAGTACTTCCGCGACGTGCAGAAGCAGGACGTGCTGCTCTTCATCGACAACATCTTCCGCTTCACGCAGGCGGGCTCCGAGGTCTCCACGCTGCTCGGGCGCATGCCGTCCGCGGTCGGCTATCAGCCGAACCTGGCCGACGAGATGGGTCAGCTCCAGGAGCGCATCACGTCGACACGTGGACACTCGATCACCTCGCTCCAGGCGATCTATGTCCCCGCCGACGACTACACCGACCCCGCGCCGGCGACGACGTTCGCTCACCTCGACGCGACGACCGAGCTCTCCCGCGAGATCGCATCGCGTGGTCTGTACCCGGCTGTCGACCCGCTCGCCTCGTCGTCGCGCATCCTCGACCCGCGCTATGTGGGCCAGGCGCACTACGACACGGCGACGCGCGTCAAGCAGATCCTCCAGCGCAACAAGGAGCTGCAGGACATCATCGCGATCCTCGGTGTCGACGAGCTCTCCGAGGAGGACAAGACGGTCGTCTCACGTGCCCGTCGCATCCAGCAGTTCCTCTCGCAGAACACGTACATGGCCGAGCAGTTCACGGGCGTGGCCGGTTCAACCGTCCCGATGTCCGAGACGATCGAGGCTTTCTCGAAGATCGCTGACGGAGAGTTCGACCACATGGCCGAGCAGGCGTTCTTCAACATCGGTGGTCTTGAGGACCTCGAGCGCAACTGGGCGCGGATCCAGAAGGAGTACGGCGTCTGA
- a CDS encoding F0F1 ATP synthase subunit epsilon gives MAQLEVDLVAADRKVWSGPARQVSAPAADGEIGILQGHSPLLAVLRAGRVRITSAEGTHVEAVITGGFISVDSDTVTIVADSVEMAGAAV, from the coding sequence GTGGCACAGCTCGAGGTCGACCTCGTGGCAGCAGACCGCAAGGTCTGGTCCGGACCGGCTCGCCAGGTCAGCGCGCCGGCCGCCGACGGTGAGATCGGCATCCTCCAGGGGCACTCACCGCTGCTCGCAGTCCTGCGGGCCGGCCGTGTGCGGATCACCTCGGCGGAGGGTACCCACGTCGAGGCTGTCATCACCGGCGGTTTCATCTCGGTCGACTCGGACACCGTCACGATCGTGGCGGACTCGGTCGAGATGGCCGGCGCCGCAGTCTGA
- a CDS encoding DUF2550 domain-containing protein, translating into MRILLWCVVGLLLVALVLVTWGFSRLRAVSRLAFSFEAAGRMSGRDESQAVWHAGFAVYRDDRIDWWRSWSLRPRPQHQWLRENLTIVGRVELADAAAPELWLVQCLYEDTTFELTMSVGAYSGFSSWLESAPPSRRYPVV; encoded by the coding sequence GTGAGAATCCTCCTCTGGTGCGTGGTCGGGCTGCTTCTCGTAGCCTTGGTCCTCGTCACATGGGGCTTCTCACGACTTCGTGCTGTCTCCAGGCTCGCGTTCTCCTTCGAGGCCGCTGGGCGGATGTCCGGTCGTGACGAGAGCCAGGCCGTCTGGCACGCAGGGTTCGCCGTGTACCGTGACGACAGGATCGACTGGTGGCGTTCCTGGTCTCTACGACCCCGACCGCAGCACCAGTGGCTCCGTGAGAATCTCACGATCGTCGGTCGCGTCGAGCTTGCGGACGCGGCGGCTCCGGAGCTGTGGCTCGTCCAGTGTCTCTACGAAGACACGACCTTCGAGCTCACGATGTCCGTCGGCGCCTACTCAGGGTTCTCCTCCTGGCTCGAGTCTGCGCCCCCGAGCCGGCGATATCCCGTCGTGTGA
- the nucS gene encoding endonuclease NucS — MRLVVARCSAHYTGRLSAHLPLATRLLVVKADGSVLLHSDGGSYKPLNWMSPPCSMAVSVPDEDAVARGVTQVWAVQHAKSDDRLEIELHEVVHDSSHSLGIDPGLIKDGVEAHLQAMLAEQIELLGTGHTLVRREYPTAIGPVDILARDSTGGTVAIEIKRRGDIDGVEQLTRYLELLNRDPHLAPVRGVYAAQEIKPQARVLATDRGITCVLLDYAAMKGTDDVDSRLF, encoded by the coding sequence GTGCGTCTCGTCGTCGCCCGTTGTTCGGCCCACTACACCGGTCGGTTGTCCGCACACCTTCCGCTCGCGACCCGTCTCCTCGTCGTCAAAGCAGACGGCAGCGTGCTGCTGCATTCCGACGGCGGCTCGTACAAGCCGCTCAACTGGATGAGCCCACCGTGCTCCATGGCAGTCTCGGTGCCCGACGAGGACGCCGTCGCTCGGGGAGTGACGCAGGTCTGGGCGGTGCAGCACGCGAAGAGCGACGACCGGCTCGAGATCGAGCTGCACGAGGTCGTGCACGACTCGTCGCACTCGCTCGGGATCGATCCTGGACTCATCAAGGACGGCGTCGAGGCCCACCTCCAGGCGATGCTCGCGGAACAGATCGAGCTGCTCGGAACAGGACACACCCTGGTCCGGCGGGAGTATCCCACCGCGATCGGGCCCGTCGACATCCTGGCGCGAGACAGCACGGGGGGCACGGTCGCGATCGAGATCAAGCGCCGTGGAGACATCGACGGTGTCGAGCAGCTCACGCGATACCTCGAGCTGCTCAACCGGGATCCGCACCTCGCCCCGGTCCGTGGCGTGTACGCCGCGCAAGAGATCAAGCCTCAGGCACGGGTGCTGGCCACCGACCGGGGTATCACCTGCGTCCTCCTCGACTATGCCGCGATGAAGGGCACCGACGACGTGGACTCGCGTCTCTTCTGA